In one window of Pseudomonadota bacterium DNA:
- a CDS encoding nuclease-related domain-containing protein, translating into MTYQGNKPGQSARKIKDLIYKKRVHVVLAGILGVLVCVIFLPAIASAGAGGLIVIVVIMKIIMNNVDTKERLYRRKERKAERGARAEETIDNVLHELKGEYALFHDVGTGYGDIDHIVLSREYGLFIIETKSHYGEVTVSNGTLLIDGKIPEKDFITQTLRNTIWLKQRVKEITGLDPWIQPIIVFTRAFVREWEPIRGILLRNQKYLVKSIEKMNTNKAIATSLWALHARGTLLW; encoded by the coding sequence ATGACATACCAAGGGAATAAACCAGGACAGTCGGCTCGAAAGATAAAAGATCTCATATATAAAAAGAGAGTACATGTTGTGCTTGCAGGAATTCTCGGCGTATTAGTGTGTGTGATTTTTCTTCCCGCTATTGCGAGTGCCGGTGCTGGGGGTCTGATCGTAATTGTTGTGATCATGAAGATCATCATGAATAATGTTGATACCAAGGAAAGGTTATATCGCAGAAAGGAAAGAAAAGCGGAACGCGGGGCCAGGGCTGAAGAAACGATTGATAATGTTCTTCATGAACTTAAGGGAGAGTATGCCCTGTTTCATGACGTGGGCACGGGATATGGCGATATCGACCATATTGTGCTGAGTCGAGAATACGGTTTATTTATCATTGAAACAAAGTCCCACTATGGAGAAGTAACAGTTAGCAATGGAACGCTGCTCATTGATGGGAAAATACCGGAGAAGGACTTCATTACTCAGACACTCCGTAACACTATATGGCTCAAACAGCGCGTTAAAGAGATAACCGGCCTTGATCCATGGATTCAACCAATCATTGTTTTCACGCGTGCGTTTGTTCGGGAATGGGAGCCAATTAGGGGCATCCTTCTGCGAAACCAGAAATATCTCGTTAAGAGCATTGAAAAAATGAATACAAATAAAGCTATCGCGACAAGTTTGTGGGCACTGCATGCGCGGGGAACATTACTGTGGTGA